The Estrella lausannensis genomic interval GACGGAAGCAACTCGGGTGTTTGGGCTGATCGGTGATCCTGTAACTAAAAGTCCAAGCGACATCACCCACAACAGTGTTATCGAAAAGCTTGCCCTCGATGCCGTGTACGTGAAAATTCCGGTGAGAAAAGAAGAGCTTTCCCTCTGTTTGAGAGCTGCCGCTTCCTTTGGCATCCAAGGTTTAAGCGTCACAATGCCTTTGAAAGAAGAGCTTGTTAAGCTGGTTGATTCGCTGGAGGGTGATGCCAAGGACTGCGGGGCAGTCAACACTCTGCACTTTAATGAAGGGCGAATCCTTGGGTATAACACGGACGGGAGAGGAGCGTTGGACGCTCTCGAGGAGTGGATGCCGGTTAGAGGAAAGCGCCTGGTCATTGTGGGAGCGGGAGGCTCCGCCAGGGCAATCGCCTGTGAGGCAAGCAGAAGGGGAGCGGAAGTCTCTTTAGTTAACAGGACCGAGTCCAAAGCGCTGGAGGCAGCAAACCTTGCCGGCGGCAGAGGCTACTCGTTTGACGGTTGGAAATTGAGCCGGCAATCCTACGATGCCATGATTCATTGCACACCGCTCGGTATGTTCGGTATGGACTCTTCCCTTGTGGAGGAGCTGATTGACGAGGGCAAGTGTCTGATGGATATTGTCGTATCGAAAGAAGAGACGGCGCTGATGAAACAAGCCCGGTTAAGGGGATGCCAAGTTATCGGCGGATATGCGATGCTTAAAAAGCAGGCCATATCCCAGTTCAGAATCTGGACGGAAGATAGCCACAGGAAACTTAATCTCGAAGATGCTTTTGAGATTGCATTTGGCGCTTTGCCATAATTTATACTGAAAGTGTTCCAAATTTTGAGATACTTTCGCTATACCGAAAGTATCTCAAAACTTGGGATTTTGGCTTTGAGAAAGCCTCGGGATTGAATGATCGTAAGCCACCTAATATTAGAAATATGAGGTGGCTTACGATCATTCAATCCCGAGGCTTTCTCAAAGCCAAAATCCCAAGTTTTGAGATACTTTCGGTATAGCGAAAGTATCTCAAAATTTGTTTATTGTTCGGAACCCCTTTTTGAGGAGGCCTCATATGCTGATTGGAATTCCCAAGGAAATCAAAAAACACGAATATCGAGTAGGGGCGACTCCTGCAATAGTCAAGGAGCTGACCGCTCATGGCCACTCTGTCATTGTTGAGCAGGGGGCAGGTGAAAAAATCGGATTTACCGATGCCAAGTTCGAAGAGGCGGGAGCTTTGATTGGAAGACAAGCGGATGAGGCTTACAGAGCGGACCTGGTGGTGAAGGTTAAAGAGCCGCAACCGGAAGAATTTAACTATCTGCGTAAGGGTCAGACCCTGTTT includes:
- the aroE gene encoding shikimate dehydrogenase, with translation MKRSARSLICVPVIGRSFPEALEQIVETRNETDLFELRIDCLRGVSDEQVKELVSSMGKPFILCVRRQDEGGDFAGTEAERLKRWVALSALNPAYVDVESSVEDSFLETIRHHFPNAALILSHHDFRQTIPNLPELLRRMQSRKAALYKIATMANSSLDGLRMLQFLKSHRHAGLIALCMGPCGEFTRVLAALAGSRIVYACSSAGKRSAPGQIPLRQMLDGYRVPQMTEATRVFGLIGDPVTKSPSDITHNSVIEKLALDAVYVKIPVRKEELSLCLRAAASFGIQGLSVTMPLKEELVKLVDSLEGDAKDCGAVNTLHFNEGRILGYNTDGRGALDALEEWMPVRGKRLVIVGAGGSARAIACEASRRGAEVSLVNRTESKALEAANLAGGRGYSFDGWKLSRQSYDAMIHCTPLGMFGMDSSLVEELIDEGKCLMDIVVSKEETALMKQARLRGCQVIGGYAMLKKQAISQFRIWTEDSHRKLNLEDAFEIAFGALP